A genomic stretch from Mya arenaria isolate MELC-2E11 chromosome 10, ASM2691426v1 includes:
- the LOC128204922 gene encoding complement component C6-like: MKEELTFNYEEKVLEMVLKDNKEIMNENSGIENNYKSVQDVKQLIQLLINNTEENKRELKNLFAKHDSRIENNYKRVQDVKLLIQSLINNTEEHDSNFVGGGWSDWESWGSCSVACGEGFQTRVRRCDNPTPSSHGRYCHGDAKEWRMCDGAQTKVTDCLDIYRKCPSSPDGVYRVNLWKSKTAISVYCDMTSRNGGWTVC; encoded by the exons ATGAAAGAAGAATTGACATTCAATTATGAAGAGAAAGTTTTGGAAATGGTTTTGAaagacaataaagaaataatgaatGAGAACTCGGGAATTGAAAATAACTACAAAAGTGTTCAAGATGTCAAACAGTTAATACAGTTACTTATAAATAATACGGAAGAGAACAAGAGGGaattaaaaaatctttttgCAAAACATGACTCGCGAATTGAAAACAACTACAAACGTGTTCAAGATGTCAAACTGTTGATACAATCACTTATAAATAACACGGAAGAACATGACTCGAATTTTGTGG ggGGAGGATGGTCGGACTGGGAGTCGTGGGGTTCCTGCTCAGTAGCATGTGGTGAGGGATTTCAAACACGCGTGCGTAGATGTGACAACCCAACACCCTCAAGTCACGGGAGATATTGCCATGGTGACGCCAAAGAATGGCGAATGTGCGATGGGGCTCAAACAAAAG TGACAGATTGTCTGGATATTTATCGTAAATGTCCATCCTCACCTGACGGGGTGTATCGAGTCAACTTGTGGAAATCCAAGACGGCTATCAGTGTGTATTGCGACATGACGTCAAGGAATGGAGGATGGACGGTTTGTTAA